One Vicinamibacterales bacterium DNA segment encodes these proteins:
- a CDS encoding M1 family metallopeptidase, producing MRTSLAALFLCLATLPAGAQRLPSTATPHAYTLWFAPDLEHETFRGRESIAVTLAAPSASITLHAAEITFGDVTIEDAGGSQAARVSLNAGAETATLTVPRPIARGPATIRITYTGILNDKLRGFYLSKANGRKYAVSQMEATDARRAFPSFDEPAYKATFDITLMIDAADTAISNGRQVSDTPGPEPGKRTVVFAPTPKMSTYLVALLVGDFVCRSGSAGATPIRVCATPDKQQLTAFALTAAEQQVRFFNTYFGIPYPYEKLDIIGVPDFAAGAMENAGAITFRERMLLADEATASIGVRKSVASVIAHELAHQWFGDLVTMQWWDDIWLNEGFATWAANKPLAAWKPEWKMDVNAASETQVALGLDALRATRAIHTQVDTPAQINEVFDPIAYEKTAGVLGMIEAYVGPEAFRKGVSSYLSKYSLSNAAGEDFWTEVTRVTEKPVNRIMKSFVEQPGAPMLSVETRCVSGHTEVSLKQQRFTGSPAPAAAAAAQTWTLPVCVKTASGPATCTIVTQAEQTIRAPGCGAAMVNADARGYYFTEYEPAAVAALATRTPALTAAERISLLGDEWRMVRAGRHDVGTYLDLAAAFARDETPAVVGDMAGRVGAVMGGIADPGQHPAFQAWVRATFRPALDAIGFTDGLGDSDETNSRRAILLQLLSSDPDLQRRARELAAGYMARPASLSPTLVASVLQVAASGGDAALYDQFVTRMTAAISSPEQYYRYFNALAAFRDPALVSRTQQFALSSQARSQDAPLLFAQLLGSPATQDATWTLIKAEWPALTAKLGTFQGIPNIVGALSAFCSAERAADIKAFFEAHPVPEAARVLQQSLERIATCSEVKARQAPAFTRWLAARPRI from the coding sequence ATGCGTACTTCGCTCGCCGCCCTTTTCCTTTGCCTGGCCACGCTGCCGGCCGGCGCCCAGCGCCTGCCCAGCACCGCCACCCCTCATGCCTATACCCTCTGGTTTGCGCCGGACCTCGAGCACGAGACGTTCCGCGGCCGCGAATCGATTGCGGTGACGCTGGCCGCGCCGTCCGCGTCGATCACCCTGCACGCGGCCGAGATCACGTTTGGCGACGTCACCATCGAGGACGCCGGCGGATCGCAGGCCGCGCGGGTCAGCCTCAACGCCGGGGCGGAGACGGCCACCCTGACGGTGCCCCGCCCCATCGCGCGCGGACCGGCCACCATCCGCATCACCTATACCGGCATCCTCAACGACAAGCTGCGCGGCTTTTACCTGAGCAAGGCCAACGGCCGCAAGTACGCGGTGAGCCAGATGGAGGCCACCGACGCCCGCCGCGCCTTTCCGTCGTTCGACGAGCCCGCCTACAAGGCCACCTTCGACATCACGCTGATGATCGACGCCGCCGACACCGCCATCTCGAACGGCCGCCAGGTGTCGGACACGCCGGGACCGGAGCCCGGCAAGCGCACGGTGGTGTTCGCGCCGACGCCGAAGATGTCCACTTACCTGGTGGCGTTGCTGGTGGGCGACTTCGTCTGCCGCTCGGGGTCGGCCGGCGCCACGCCGATTCGCGTTTGCGCCACGCCGGACAAGCAGCAACTGACCGCCTTTGCGCTGACCGCGGCCGAGCAGCAGGTGCGGTTCTTCAACACCTACTTCGGCATCCCCTACCCGTACGAAAAGCTCGACATCATCGGCGTGCCCGACTTCGCCGCCGGCGCCATGGAGAACGCCGGCGCCATCACCTTCCGCGAGCGGATGCTGCTGGCCGACGAGGCGACGGCGTCGATCGGCGTCCGCAAGTCGGTGGCCTCGGTGATCGCGCACGAGCTCGCCCACCAGTGGTTCGGCGATCTCGTGACCATGCAGTGGTGGGACGACATCTGGCTGAACGAAGGGTTCGCGACGTGGGCGGCCAACAAGCCGCTGGCGGCGTGGAAGCCGGAATGGAAGATGGACGTCAACGCCGCCTCGGAAACACAGGTCGCCCTGGGCCTCGACGCCCTGCGCGCGACCCGCGCCATCCACACGCAGGTGGACACCCCGGCGCAGATCAACGAGGTGTTCGACCCGATCGCCTACGAGAAGACCGCGGGCGTGCTCGGCATGATCGAGGCGTACGTCGGGCCGGAGGCGTTCCGCAAGGGCGTGTCGTCGTACCTCTCGAAGTACTCGCTGAGCAACGCCGCCGGAGAGGATTTCTGGACCGAGGTCACCCGCGTCACCGAGAAGCCGGTGAACCGCATCATGAAGAGCTTCGTGGAGCAGCCCGGCGCACCGATGCTATCGGTGGAGACCCGCTGCGTGTCGGGCCACACCGAGGTGTCGCTGAAGCAGCAGCGCTTCACCGGCTCCCCCGCGCCGGCCGCCGCCGCGGCGGCGCAGACCTGGACGCTGCCGGTGTGCGTGAAGACGGCATCGGGACCGGCCACCTGCACCATCGTCACCCAGGCCGAGCAGACCATTCGCGCGCCCGGCTGCGGCGCGGCGATGGTCAACGCCGATGCGCGCGGCTACTACTTCACCGAATACGAGCCCGCGGCCGTGGCGGCGCTGGCCACGCGCACGCCGGCGCTCACCGCGGCCGAACGCATCAGCCTGCTGGGCGACGAATGGCGAATGGTGCGCGCGGGCCGGCACGACGTCGGCACCTACCTGGACCTGGCGGCCGCGTTCGCGCGCGATGAGACGCCCGCGGTGGTCGGCGACATGGCGGGACGCGTCGGCGCGGTCATGGGCGGCATCGCCGACCCGGGCCAGCATCCGGCATTCCAGGCATGGGTGCGCGCCACGTTCCGCCCGGCGCTCGATGCCATCGGGTTCACCGACGGTCTCGGCGACAGCGATGAGACGAACAGCCGTCGCGCCATCCTCCTGCAGTTGTTGAGCAGCGATCCCGATCTGCAGCGGCGCGCGCGCGAGCTCGCGGCAGGCTACATGGCTCGCCCCGCCTCGCTGTCACCAACCCTGGTGGCCTCGGTGCTCCAGGTCGCCGCCTCGGGTGGCGATGCCGCGCTCTACGACCAATTCGTCACGCGCATGACCGCCGCGATCTCATCGCCGGAGCAGTACTACCGCTACTTCAACGCGCTGGCGGCCTTCCGCGATCCGGCGCTGGTGTCGCGCACGCAGCAGTTCGCGCTGTCGTCGCAGGCACGGTCGCAGGATGCGCCGCTGCTGTTCGCGCAGCTCCTGGGTTCGCCGGCCACGCAGGACGCGACGTGGACCTTGATCAAGGCCGAATGGCCGGCGCTGACCGCCAAGCTCGGCACCTTCCAGGGCATCCCGAACATCGTCGGGGCGCTCAGCGCGTTTTGTTCGGCGGAGCGCGCCGCCGACATCAAGGCGTTCTTCGAGGCGCATCCGGTGCCCGAAGCGGCGCGGGTGCTGCAGCAGTCGCTCGAACGGATTGCGACGTGCAGCGAGGTGAAGGCGCGGCAGGCGCCGGCGTTCACGCGCTGGCTGGCCGCACGGCCGCGGATTTAG
- a CDS encoding DUF2231 domain-containing protein, translated as MPSIATFHPQVVHFAVALLIIGVLFRFLWFTGRLAFAGPAATALIVMGTLASVLAVKSGTDAHGPVERVPGARAMVIEHEEWGIRARNIFLGVAALELIALALASRKPPVARVFAMGAAAIGVVGLGAIYEAGEHGGQLVYNHAGGVGIRSGKPEDVGNLLVAGLYHQAMLDRQSGKGPDGAALIDLAASRFPQNLELQLMSVEWTTDVKKDPGAALLRLDTISVPAADNRLRIRAAMARAGALAAQGNVDSARQVLMTLKGEFPTSPQIQRRLDELDKK; from the coding sequence ATGCCGTCGATTGCCACGTTCCACCCCCAAGTTGTCCACTTCGCGGTCGCCCTGCTCATAATTGGCGTGCTGTTCCGGTTTCTCTGGTTCACCGGCCGCCTGGCGTTCGCCGGTCCGGCCGCCACGGCGCTGATCGTGATGGGGACGCTGGCCAGCGTGCTCGCCGTCAAGTCCGGCACCGATGCGCATGGACCGGTGGAACGCGTGCCCGGCGCGCGCGCCATGGTGATCGAGCACGAAGAGTGGGGCATCCGCGCCCGCAACATCTTTCTCGGTGTCGCCGCCCTCGAGTTGATTGCCCTGGCCCTGGCCAGTCGCAAGCCGCCGGTGGCGCGGGTCTTCGCCATGGGCGCCGCGGCGATTGGCGTGGTCGGCCTTGGCGCGATTTACGAAGCGGGCGAGCACGGCGGACAGTTGGTCTACAACCACGCCGGCGGCGTCGGCATCCGCAGCGGCAAACCCGAGGATGTCGGCAACCTGCTGGTGGCCGGTCTCTACCACCAGGCCATGCTCGACCGGCAATCCGGCAAGGGGCCGGATGGCGCGGCGTTGATCGATCTGGCGGCCTCGCGATTCCCGCAGAACCTCGAACTCCAGTTGATGTCGGTCGAATGGACGACCGACGTGAAGAAGGATCCCGGCGCGGCCCTGCTGCGCCTCGACACCATCAGCGTGCCGGCGGCCGACAACCGGCTGCGGATCCGCGCCGCAATGGCGCGCGCGGGTGCGCTGGCCGCGCAAGGCAACGTCGACTCGGCCCGGCAGGTGCTGATGACCCTGAAGGGTGAGTTCCCGACCAGCCCCCAGATCCAACGCCGGCTCGACGAACTCGACAAGAAGTAG
- a CDS encoding cytochrome c: MQSVLHRPSVVLCAAVCLYLSVLGSVSLRAWPQSTAPTQPGNALPSVRTGAEVYEAACATCHARDGRGAPKSVVGFDTPIRDFTDCTASAEPSPDWFAVVHEGGPVRALDRRMPAFGDALTADDIDKAVDYLRTFCADQDAWPVGDLNFPRAFFTEKAFPENETVWTTDVSTHGDQAVGNQLIYERRLGARSQLEVIIPVDFQQADQRWVKGIGDVAFALRRTFLSRPATGTIAAAGAEVVLPTGNADRGLGNGYAIYEPFAMWGQALPRDSYFQMHGGLEFPSDSEKGTREAYLRSAIGTTFAQDRGFGRAWSPQVELLWARPFGGESEWDVVPQIQVSLSKLQHVLIAGGVRVPITQREERHPRVLVYFLWDWFDGGLFSFWK, translated from the coding sequence ATGCAGAGCGTCCTGCACCGGCCGTCGGTGGTATTGTGCGCCGCGGTCTGTCTTTACTTGAGTGTCCTCGGGTCGGTGTCGTTGCGCGCGTGGCCGCAGTCCACCGCACCCACCCAGCCGGGCAATGCCCTCCCGTCCGTTCGCACCGGTGCGGAGGTCTACGAGGCCGCCTGCGCCACCTGCCATGCGCGTGACGGGCGCGGTGCGCCCAAGTCCGTGGTCGGGTTCGACACGCCCATCCGCGACTTCACCGACTGCACGGCGTCGGCAGAGCCGAGTCCGGACTGGTTTGCGGTGGTGCACGAAGGCGGGCCGGTGCGTGCCCTCGACCGCCGCATGCCGGCGTTCGGCGACGCGCTGACCGCCGACGACATCGACAAGGCCGTGGACTACCTGCGCACCTTCTGCGCCGATCAGGACGCCTGGCCCGTGGGCGACCTCAACTTCCCCCGCGCGTTCTTCACCGAGAAGGCATTTCCGGAGAACGAGACGGTGTGGACGACTGACGTGTCAACGCACGGCGACCAGGCCGTGGGCAACCAGTTGATCTACGAGCGCCGCCTCGGCGCGCGCAGCCAGCTGGAGGTCATCATCCCGGTGGATTTCCAGCAGGCTGACCAGCGTTGGGTGAAGGGCATCGGGGATGTCGCCTTTGCCCTGCGTCGCACCTTCCTGTCACGCCCGGCGACCGGCACGATTGCCGCCGCCGGCGCCGAGGTCGTGTTGCCGACCGGCAACGCCGACCGCGGTCTCGGTAACGGCTACGCCATCTACGAGCCCTTCGCGATGTGGGGCCAGGCGCTGCCGCGCGACAGCTACTTCCAGATGCACGGCGGCCTCGAGTTCCCCTCCGATTCCGAGAAGGGCACCAGGGAGGCGTACCTGCGGAGCGCCATTGGCACCACGTTCGCGCAAGACCGCGGCTTCGGCCGCGCGTGGTCGCCGCAGGTGGAACTGCTGTGGGCGCGGCCGTTTGGCGGCGAGTCGGAGTGGGACGTGGTGCCGCAGATCCAGGTGTCGCTCTCGAAGCTGCAGCATGTGTTGATCGCGGGCGGCGTCCGGGTGCCGATCACCCAACGCGAAGAGCGGCATCCGCGCGTGCTCGTCTATTTCCTCTGGGACTGGTTCGACGGCGGTCTCTTCTCATTCTGGAAGTGA
- a CDS encoding cytochrome c — MQRLTFSGLGLAIAIAASLSTASIVSAQEPAVPTSVIIAGSNNFAQYCVVCHGKDAKGTGQLAAGLTKKPANLTELTKRNAGTYPRDMVFQVIDGRKPVKGHGGGDMPEWGAAFTASTPNDADAVKRRVESLVEYLATLQVK; from the coding sequence ATGCAGCGTCTAACATTCAGCGGTTTGGGCCTGGCGATTGCGATCGCCGCTTCGCTCAGCACCGCATCGATCGTTTCCGCCCAGGAGCCCGCGGTTCCCACGTCCGTGATCATCGCCGGCTCGAACAATTTCGCCCAGTATTGCGTGGTGTGCCACGGCAAGGACGCCAAGGGCACCGGGCAGTTGGCGGCCGGCCTGACGAAGAAGCCGGCCAACCTGACCGAGCTCACCAAACGCAACGCCGGCACCTACCCGCGCGACATGGTCTTCCAGGTGATCGACGGCCGCAAGCCCGTAAAGGGCCATGGCGGCGGCGACATGCCGGAGTGGGGAGCGGCCTTCACGGCATCCACCCCGAACGACGCCGACGCGGTGAAGCGGCGCGTCGAGTCGCTGGTGGAATACCTGGCGACGCTGCAGGTCAAGTAA